From the genome of Halomonas sp. 1513, one region includes:
- a CDS encoding cell division protein FtsA — MAGQPNASNMVVGLDIGTSKVVAIVGQPTDDGGIEIAGIGSHPSRGMKKGVVINIESTVQSIQRAVEEAELMAGCDIHSVYVGIAGSHISSMNSDGVVAIKEREVSTYDIERVIDSARARAISEGQRVLHVLPQEFSIDKQEGIREPLGMSGVRLEAQVHLVTAALNAVQNIEKCVRRCGLEVDAIILEQLASSHAVLTEDERELGVCMVDIGGGTTDIAVFTEGAIRHTAVIPIAGDQVTNDIAMALRTPTQYAEDIKVKYACALTQLASSDEMIKVPSVGERPARDLSRQALAEVVEPRYEELFTLVREELRRSGYEDLVAAGVVLTGGTSRMEGVVELAEEIFHMPVRIASPQNVRGLADVVRNPIYSTGVGLLHYGMRDARQGHGLHGHGRVVSAQPKREDVSRRGLKDGFPALDKIKGWFKGNF; from the coding sequence ATGGCAGGACAACCCAACGCTTCCAATATGGTAGTCGGGCTGGATATCGGAACATCCAAGGTCGTGGCGATCGTGGGGCAGCCCACCGACGATGGCGGTATTGAAATTGCCGGGATCGGGTCGCACCCCTCCCGGGGCATGAAGAAGGGCGTGGTGATCAATATCGAGTCCACGGTGCAGTCGATTCAGCGCGCCGTGGAAGAAGCCGAGCTGATGGCCGGCTGCGACATTCATTCGGTATATGTCGGCATTGCCGGCAGTCATATCAGCTCGATGAATTCCGATGGAGTGGTGGCGATCAAGGAGCGTGAGGTCAGCACCTACGACATCGAACGGGTGATCGACTCGGCACGTGCGCGCGCGATTTCCGAAGGGCAGCGGGTGCTGCATGTCCTGCCTCAGGAGTTCTCCATCGACAAGCAGGAGGGCATTCGCGAGCCGCTGGGCATGTCCGGCGTGCGCTTGGAGGCCCAGGTGCATCTGGTCACCGCAGCGCTGAATGCCGTGCAGAACATCGAAAAGTGCGTGCGCCGCTGCGGCCTCGAGGTCGATGCGATCATTCTCGAGCAGCTGGCCTCGAGCCATGCGGTACTGACCGAGGATGAGCGCGAACTCGGCGTGTGCATGGTCGACATCGGCGGCGGCACCACCGATATCGCGGTGTTTACCGAAGGCGCCATCCGCCACACCGCGGTGATTCCCATCGCCGGTGATCAGGTCACCAACGATATTGCCATGGCGCTGCGCACGCCGACCCAGTACGCCGAGGACATCAAGGTCAAGTATGCCTGTGCGCTGACCCAGTTGGCCTCCAGCGACGAGATGATCAAGGTGCCCAGCGTCGGCGAGCGCCCTGCGCGGGACCTGTCGCGCCAGGCCTTGGCCGAGGTGGTCGAGCCGCGCTACGAGGAGTTGTTCACGCTGGTGCGCGAGGAGCTGCGGCGCAGCGGCTACGAGGACCTGGTGGCGGCGGGGGTGGTGCTCACCGGCGGCACCTCGCGGATGGAAGGCGTGGTCGAGCTGGCCGAGGAGATCTTCCACATGCCGGTGCGCATCGCCAGTCCGCAGAATGTCAGGGGCCTGGCCGATGTGGTACGCAACCCGATTTATTCCACCGGGGTCGGTTTGCTACATTACGGTATGCGAGATGCCAGGCAGGGGCATGGCCTCCACGGCCACGGACGAGTAGTATCGGCACAGCCGAAAAGGGAAGACGTCTCCCGGCGGGGACTCAAGGACGGTTTTCCGGCGCTGGACAAGATCAAGGGCTGGTTCAAAGGAAATTTCTGA
- a CDS encoding cell division protein FtsQ, translating to MSHHARRSLVGLMLFVVLLVAGGRALWLWLDRPVERVSISGELRHVSAGYLRAELAPLIQGHTWLSVDLGELRRAAREIDWLAEVRVSREWPNALTFELIEQVPVARWNDDFLLNPEGEPFAFGPVSPPGDLADLAGPADSGPEVLAYYHDLSARLDTLGLTITQLRLEARGAWRLQLDDGAWVMLGRNDRDARLARLSAAWQRQLGAQASHIRYIDLRYPNGVAVAWHGETEAASDDEA from the coding sequence ATGAGTCACCATGCGCGGAGATCTCTGGTCGGGCTGATGCTGTTTGTGGTGCTGCTGGTAGCCGGCGGACGGGCGCTGTGGCTGTGGCTGGACCGACCTGTCGAGCGGGTCTCGATAAGCGGCGAGTTGCGCCACGTCAGTGCCGGCTATCTGCGTGCCGAGCTGGCGCCGCTGATCCAGGGTCATACCTGGCTCTCGGTGGATCTTGGCGAGCTGCGTCGTGCCGCCCGCGAAATCGATTGGCTGGCCGAGGTGCGGGTCTCGCGGGAGTGGCCCAATGCACTCACCTTCGAGCTGATCGAGCAGGTCCCGGTGGCGCGCTGGAACGACGATTTCCTGCTCAATCCCGAGGGCGAGCCCTTCGCTTTCGGGCCGGTGTCGCCGCCCGGCGACCTCGCTGACCTGGCCGGACCGGCGGACAGCGGTCCCGAAGTACTGGCGTATTATCACGACCTGTCGGCGCGGCTCGATACCCTGGGGTTGACCATTACCCAGCTGCGACTCGAGGCGCGCGGAGCCTGGCGGCTGCAGCTGGATGACGGCGCCTGGGTGATGCTGGGGCGTAATGATCGCGATGCACGCCTGGCGCGATTGAGCGCCGCTTGGCAGCGTCAGCTGGGGGCTCAGGCGTCGCATATCCGCTACATCGACCTGCGTTATCCCAACGGGGTGGCGGTTGCCTGGCACGGAGAAACCGAGGCAGCGAGCGACGACGAAGCGTAG
- a CDS encoding D-alanine--D-alanine ligase — MNDASFRDACGRVVVLFGGHSAEREVSLLSGAAVLASLQRSGLDVTGYDLADGGLAGLEALAPDRVFIAMHGRGGEDGTLQGALELLGIPYTGSGVLASSLGMDKQRTKQVWQALGLPTPQSVTLDADADWQQVCERLGLPLIVKPVHEGSTLGISIVDSRDALATAYREAARFDAQVMAERFIQGPEYTVSLLGDDVLPAIRVEVPSGFYDYEAKYISNTTRYHLPCGLSDAEEAELGELCRRAFAAIGGEGWGRVDVMRDAEGRFWLLEVNTVPGMTDHSLVPQSAAHAGYDFDALVRRILATTLDPSGEH; from the coding sequence ATGAATGATGCTTCTTTTCGCGACGCTTGCGGCCGCGTGGTGGTGCTGTTCGGTGGCCACTCCGCCGAGCGCGAGGTGTCGCTGCTGAGCGGGGCCGCGGTGCTCGCCTCGCTGCAGCGCAGTGGACTCGACGTGACCGGCTATGACCTGGCCGACGGCGGCTTGGCAGGCCTCGAGGCGCTGGCCCCGGATCGAGTCTTCATCGCCATGCACGGGCGCGGCGGCGAAGATGGCACCCTGCAGGGCGCGCTGGAGCTGCTCGGGATTCCCTACACCGGCAGCGGCGTGCTGGCCTCGTCGCTGGGGATGGACAAGCAGCGCACCAAGCAGGTGTGGCAGGCGCTGGGACTGCCCACGCCGCAGAGCGTGACCCTCGACGCGGACGCCGACTGGCAGCAAGTCTGCGAGCGGTTGGGGCTACCGCTGATCGTCAAGCCGGTGCACGAGGGATCGACCCTGGGCATCAGCATCGTCGATAGCCGTGACGCGCTGGCCACCGCCTACCGGGAAGCGGCCCGCTTCGACGCTCAGGTGATGGCCGAGCGCTTCATCCAGGGGCCGGAATATACCGTGTCGCTGCTCGGTGACGATGTCTTGCCGGCGATTCGCGTCGAGGTGCCCAGTGGCTTCTACGACTACGAGGCCAAGTATATTTCCAACACCACGCGCTATCATCTGCCGTGCGGACTCAGCGATGCCGAAGAGGCCGAGCTCGGCGAGCTGTGTCGACGCGCCTTTGCGGCCATCGGCGGCGAGGGCTGGGGGCGTGTCGACGTGATGCGCGATGCCGAGGGCCGCTTCTGGCTGCTCGAGGTCAACACCGTGCCGGGCATGACCGATCATAGCCTGGTGCCGCAGTCCGCGGCCCACGCCGGTTATGATTTCGATGCCCTGGTGCGGCGCATCCTGGCGACCACCCTCGACCCCTCCGGAGAGCACTAA
- a CDS encoding UDP-N-acetylmuramate--L-alanine ligase — protein sequence MRRIRRIHFVGIGGAGMCGIAEVLANQGYQVSGSDLKASSVIEHLRGCGVEVCIGHHQRHAEGADVVVVSTAVDASNPEIRWAHDHRVPVVRRAEMLAELMRFRHGIAVAGTHGKTTTTSMTATLLAEAGLDPTFVIGGKLTSAGTNARLGEGDYLVAEADESDASFLHLQPMVSIVTNIDADHMATYGGDFERLKSTFIEFLHNLPFYGLAILCIDDDNVRGLLDDVHRQFVTYGFSDDADYRIADFVQQAGEVCFTAHRPGGMAPLAVRLSMPGEHNALNALAAIAVASDAGVSDAAIQRGLAGFAGVGRRFQVHGHFASPGGDGEVMLVDDYGHHPREVEMVIRAVRAGWPQRRLVMVYQPHRYSRTRDLYEDFVRVLSGVDTLLLLDVYSAGESPLPGAEGRTLAGSIRQRGKVDPLFVASKSELPGLLANVLRPDDILITQGAGDVGGIALALAGAQLDMDKVAL from the coding sequence ATGCGGCGGATTCGACGCATTCATTTCGTGGGGATCGGCGGTGCCGGCATGTGCGGTATTGCCGAAGTGCTGGCCAACCAGGGCTACCAGGTGAGCGGCAGCGACCTCAAGGCCTCCAGCGTGATCGAGCATCTGCGTGGCTGCGGGGTCGAGGTGTGCATCGGCCATCACCAGCGCCATGCCGAGGGCGCCGACGTGGTGGTGGTGTCCACCGCGGTGGATGCCAGCAACCCCGAGATCCGCTGGGCTCACGATCACCGTGTGCCGGTGGTGCGGCGTGCCGAGATGCTCGCCGAGCTGATGCGCTTTCGCCACGGTATCGCGGTGGCCGGTACCCACGGCAAGACCACCACCACCAGCATGACCGCCACGCTGCTGGCCGAGGCCGGGCTCGATCCGACCTTCGTGATCGGCGGCAAGCTGACCAGCGCCGGCACCAATGCGCGCCTCGGCGAGGGCGACTATCTGGTGGCCGAGGCCGACGAGTCGGACGCCTCCTTCCTGCATCTGCAGCCGATGGTGTCCATCGTCACCAACATCGATGCCGACCATATGGCCACCTACGGCGGCGATTTCGAGCGCCTCAAGAGCACCTTCATCGAGTTTCTGCACAACCTGCCGTTCTACGGCCTGGCGATCCTGTGCATCGATGATGACAATGTGCGCGGGTTGCTCGACGACGTACATCGCCAGTTCGTCACCTACGGCTTCAGCGACGATGCCGACTATCGTATCGCCGACTTCGTGCAGCAGGCCGGCGAGGTGTGTTTCACCGCCCACCGTCCCGGTGGGATGGCCCCCCTCGCCGTGCGCCTGTCCATGCCCGGTGAGCACAACGCCCTCAATGCGCTGGCGGCGATCGCCGTGGCCAGCGATGCCGGCGTCAGCGATGCGGCGATCCAGCGCGGCCTGGCTGGATTCGCCGGCGTCGGGCGGCGCTTTCAGGTGCATGGTCATTTCGCGTCGCCGGGCGGCGACGGTGAGGTGATGCTGGTCGACGACTATGGCCACCACCCCCGCGAGGTGGAGATGGTGATCCGTGCGGTGCGTGCCGGCTGGCCCCAGCGGCGGCTGGTGATGGTCTACCAGCCGCACCGCTATTCGCGTACCCGCGACCTTTATGAGGACTTCGTGCGCGTGCTCTCCGGGGTCGATACGCTGCTACTGCTCGACGTCTACAGCGCCGGCGAGTCGCCGCTGCCGGGGGCCGAAGGGCGTACCCTGGCAGGCTCGATCCGCCAGCGTGGCAAGGTCGACCCCCTGTTCGTCGCCAGTAAGTCGGAACTGCCGGGGCTGCTGGCCAACGTGCTGCGCCCCGACGATATCCTCATCACCCAAGGGGCCGGCGATGTCGGCGGAATCGCGCTGGCGCTGGCGGGGGCGCAGTTGGATATGGACAAGGTGGCGCTATGA
- a CDS encoding undecaprenyldiphospho-muramoylpentapeptide beta-N-acetylglucosaminyltransferase encodes MAGGTGGHVIPALSLARGLAAKDVHVEWLGSPRGIENRLVPEAGIPLHHIDIAGLRGNGASGWLQAPWRLLRAIAQARAVIRRLDPQLVVGLGGFASGPGGLAAWLMRRPLIIHEQNAVAGMTNKALSRLARRVYAAFPQAFGGRAEVLGNPVREEIAALGAQPRSAATMAQRPLRLLVVGGSLGAQALNQCLPTALARLSAEQRPALHHQAGRDKAEATRQAYADVGVSAEVSEFIDDMAAAYDWADLVVCRAGALTVAELAAAAKPALFVPFPHAVDDHQTANAQALVDAGAAELMPQATLTPDSLAARLPVLLDPETLAAMAVRARGEARLDAIERLVAGCMETAFD; translated from the coding sequence ATGGCCGGCGGCACCGGCGGGCACGTGATCCCGGCGCTGTCGCTGGCACGTGGCCTGGCTGCCAAGGATGTCCACGTCGAGTGGCTGGGCAGCCCGCGCGGCATCGAAAACCGTCTGGTGCCCGAGGCCGGTATCCCGCTGCATCACATCGACATTGCCGGTCTGCGCGGCAATGGCGCCAGCGGATGGCTGCAGGCACCGTGGCGGCTGCTGCGTGCCATTGCCCAGGCGCGGGCTGTCATCCGCCGGCTGGACCCGCAATTGGTGGTGGGGCTGGGCGGCTTCGCCAGTGGGCCCGGCGGGCTGGCGGCGTGGCTGATGCGCCGTCCGCTGATCATCCACGAGCAGAACGCCGTGGCCGGCATGACCAACAAGGCGCTGTCGCGGTTGGCGCGGCGTGTCTATGCCGCCTTTCCCCAGGCCTTCGGCGGCCGCGCGGAGGTGCTGGGTAACCCGGTGCGTGAGGAGATCGCGGCGCTGGGTGCACAGCCGCGCAGCGCCGCGACGATGGCCCAGCGGCCGCTACGGCTGCTGGTGGTGGGCGGCTCGCTGGGCGCCCAGGCGCTCAACCAGTGTCTGCCGACGGCGCTGGCCCGGCTGTCGGCGGAGCAGCGTCCGGCGCTGCATCATCAGGCCGGGCGCGACAAGGCCGAGGCGACCCGCCAGGCCTACGCCGATGTCGGGGTGAGTGCCGAAGTCAGCGAATTCATCGATGACATGGCGGCCGCCTATGACTGGGCCGACCTGGTCGTGTGTCGTGCCGGCGCACTGACCGTGGCCGAGCTGGCCGCCGCCGCCAAGCCTGCGCTGTTCGTGCCGTTCCCCCATGCGGTAGATGATCATCAAACCGCCAACGCCCAGGCGCTGGTGGATGCCGGGGCCGCCGAGCTGATGCCCCAGGCGACCCTGACCCCCGATTCCCTGGCCGCGCGCCTGCCGGTGCTATTGGACCCCGAGACGCTTGCCGCCATGGCCGTGCGGGCGCGAGGCGAAGCGCGCCTCGACGCCATCGAACGGCTGGTGGCCGGCTGCATGGAGACTGCTTTTGACTGA
- a CDS encoding putative lipid II flippase FtsW — MKAGTRARGVAARFSTAEQPFDGWLLLASLSLLLIGWVMVTSASTEVASSLTGNPYYFSIRHGIFVLMALGAGIGVSRVPLVWWKVNGPLLLLIGIALLALVLIFGREINGSKRWLSLPGVPFNLQASEVTKLCLIAYMAGYLERFLAEVRQHWGAFLRPLLVVAVIALLLILAPDYGAVVVMTGCVMGMLLMAGAPLWRFGLLLLVVGVLGFYVAIAEPYRLARLTSFADPWADQFASGYQLTQALIAFGRGHWLGLGLGNSVQKLFYLPEAHTDFVFAVLAEELGLFGAIAVVGLFALLVFRALKIGRRAELARLPFAAYLSYGIALVIGSQAFINIAVSTGMLPTKGLTLPLLSYGGSSLLVSAVMIGLLMRVDRETRRAERRAQPTAPRARSDAGVRSTGVAK; from the coding sequence ATGAAGGCAGGCACCAGGGCGCGTGGCGTGGCGGCACGTTTCTCCACCGCAGAGCAGCCGTTCGACGGCTGGCTGCTGCTGGCGTCGCTGTCGCTGCTGCTGATTGGCTGGGTGATGGTCACCTCCGCCTCCACCGAGGTGGCCTCGAGCCTGACCGGCAATCCCTATTACTTCAGTATTCGCCACGGCATCTTCGTGCTGATGGCGCTGGGGGCCGGCATCGGGGTGTCGCGGGTGCCGCTGGTGTGGTGGAAGGTCAATGGCCCGCTGCTGCTGTTGATCGGCATCGCGCTGCTGGCGCTGGTGCTGATCTTCGGCCGCGAGATCAACGGCAGCAAGCGCTGGCTGTCGCTGCCCGGCGTGCCCTTCAACCTGCAGGCCTCGGAGGTGACCAAGCTGTGCCTGATCGCCTACATGGCCGGCTACCTGGAGCGCTTTCTGGCCGAGGTGCGACAGCACTGGGGCGCCTTCCTGCGCCCGCTGCTGGTGGTGGCGGTAATCGCGCTGCTGCTGATCCTGGCGCCCGACTACGGCGCGGTAGTGGTAATGACCGGCTGCGTGATGGGCATGCTGCTGATGGCCGGCGCGCCGCTGTGGCGCTTCGGGCTGCTGCTGCTGGTGGTCGGGGTGCTGGGCTTCTATGTCGCGATTGCCGAGCCCTATCGCCTGGCGCGCCTGACCAGCTTTGCCGACCCCTGGGCCGACCAGTTCGCCAGCGGCTATCAGCTGACCCAGGCGCTGATCGCCTTCGGCCGGGGACACTGGCTGGGGCTGGGGCTGGGTAACAGCGTGCAGAAGCTCTTCTATCTGCCCGAGGCGCACACCGACTTCGTGTTTGCCGTGTTGGCCGAGGAGCTCGGCCTGTTCGGTGCCATTGCGGTGGTCGGACTGTTTGCCCTGCTGGTGTTTCGTGCCCTCAAGATCGGCCGTCGCGCGGAGCTGGCACGACTGCCGTTTGCCGCCTACCTCAGCTATGGCATCGCGCTGGTGATCGGCTCTCAGGCATTCATCAACATTGCGGTGAGCACCGGGATGCTGCCGACCAAGGGGCTGACGCTGCCGCTGCTCAGCTACGGTGGGTCTAGCCTGCTGGTCAGTGCGGTCATGATCGGCCTGCTGATGCGCGTCGATCGCGAGACGCGGCGTGCCGAACGGCGCGCCCAACCCACCGCCCCGCGGGCGCGTAGCGACGCCGGGGTGCGATCCACAGGAGTCGCCAAGTGA
- a CDS encoding UDP-N-acetylmuramoyl-L-alanine--D-glutamate ligase yields MAEPIVVPPGMTLVVGLGISGRAICRHLSRQGVAYMVADTRSAPPGLDDFHAAHPGVEIYCGPLTGLDLRQVEEVVLSPGVDPATPGLAELAGRTRAATGEPLVVGEIALFVRAARAPIAAITGSNAKSTVTTLLGEMAREAGCRVAVGGNLGTPALDLLHDTPDADLYVLELSSFQLETTPCLGAETCAFLNLCEDHLDRHGDLDGYRRAKQGIFRGARHAVVNGDDPMTWPLDAPPPLLERFTVAAPAEDEWGIASHDDGRGAQAWLMQGDRPLLAAGEVHLRGRHHQANALAALAMGARLDLPLDAMCDVLMRFTGLAHRGEVIAEWQGVAWINDSKGTNVGATLAAIAGLGPTLDGKLILLAGGVGKGADFSPLRAPLAEHARAAVLFGIDGERMARSLRGALPVHSVANLDEAMTLAATLAMPGDCVLLSPACASFDQFANYQERGDQFRRWVLARQAEAEA; encoded by the coding sequence ATGGCTGAACCGATCGTAGTGCCGCCGGGCATGACCCTGGTGGTGGGGCTGGGCATCTCGGGGCGGGCGATCTGCCGGCATCTGAGCCGCCAGGGGGTCGCCTACATGGTCGCCGATACCCGTTCGGCGCCGCCCGGGCTCGACGATTTCCACGCCGCCCACCCGGGCGTCGAGATCTACTGCGGGCCGCTCACCGGCCTCGACCTACGCCAGGTCGAGGAGGTGGTGCTGAGTCCCGGGGTCGACCCCGCCACGCCGGGGCTCGCCGAGCTGGCCGGACGCACCCGGGCGGCCACCGGCGAGCCGCTGGTGGTGGGTGAGATCGCACTGTTCGTGCGCGCTGCCCGGGCGCCGATCGCCGCCATCACCGGCTCCAATGCCAAGTCCACCGTGACCACCCTGCTGGGCGAGATGGCGCGCGAGGCGGGGTGTCGCGTGGCGGTGGGGGGCAATCTCGGCACCCCGGCGCTGGACCTGCTGCATGACACCCCGGATGCCGACCTCTACGTGCTCGAGCTGTCGAGCTTTCAGCTCGAGACCACGCCGTGCTTGGGGGCCGAGACCTGCGCTTTTCTTAACCTCTGCGAGGATCATCTCGATCGCCACGGCGACCTCGACGGCTACCGCCGCGCCAAGCAGGGCATCTTTCGTGGCGCCCGGCACGCGGTGGTCAATGGCGATGATCCCATGACCTGGCCGCTGGATGCGCCGCCGCCGCTGCTCGAGCGCTTCACCGTAGCGGCGCCGGCCGAGGACGAGTGGGGCATTGCCAGCCACGACGACGGCCGCGGGGCACAAGCCTGGCTGATGCAGGGCGACCGCCCGCTGTTGGCGGCGGGTGAGGTGCACCTGCGCGGGCGCCACCACCAGGCCAATGCGCTGGCAGCGCTGGCGATGGGGGCGCGGCTCGATCTGCCGCTGGATGCCATGTGCGATGTGCTGATGCGCTTTACCGGCCTGGCGCATCGCGGCGAGGTGATCGCCGAGTGGCAGGGAGTCGCCTGGATCAACGACTCCAAGGGCACCAATGTGGGCGCCACGCTGGCAGCGATCGCCGGGCTCGGGCCGACCCTCGACGGTAAATTGATTCTACTGGCCGGCGGCGTCGGCAAGGGCGCCGATTTCAGTCCCCTGCGCGCCCCTCTCGCCGAGCACGCGCGTGCTGCGGTGCTCTTCGGTATCGACGGCGAGCGCATGGCACGCAGCCTGCGGGGGGCGCTGCCGGTTCACTCGGTGGCGAACCTGGACGAGGCGATGACGCTGGCCGCGACGCTGGCGATGCCCGGCGACTGCGTGCTGCTGTCGCCGGCCTGTGCCAGCTTCGACCAGTTTGCCAACTACCAGGAGCGCGGCGACCAGTTTCGACGCTGGGTGCTGGCCCGACAGGCGGAGGCGGAGGCATGA
- a CDS encoding phospho-N-acetylmuramoyl-pentapeptide-transferase, translated as MLLYLANFLAQFQSAFNVFNYLTLRMILGTITALMLCLWLGPVMIRRLVERQIGQAVRDDGPQSHLSKAGTPTMGGAMILMAIAVSTLLWGDLANHYVWIVLGVTLGFGAIGWVDDFRKVVEKNPRGLPARWKYFWQSVIGLAAAVLLYTTAASPVETSLIVPLFKDVVVPMGVFFIVLTYFVIVGSSNAVNLTDGLDGLAIMPTVLVAMGLAVFAYASGNAVFANYLQIPMIPGAGELAVFCATIAGAGLGFLWFNTYPAQVFMGDVGALALGAALGVVAVIVRQEIVLFIMGGVFVMETVSVILQVGSYKLTGRRIFRMAPLHHHFELKGWPEPRVIVRFWIITVVLVLVGLATLKVR; from the coding sequence ATGCTGCTTTATCTGGCCAATTTTCTGGCGCAATTCCAGAGCGCCTTCAACGTTTTCAACTACCTCACCCTGCGCATGATCCTGGGGACCATCACGGCGCTGATGCTGTGCCTGTGGCTGGGGCCGGTGATGATCCGCCGGCTGGTCGAGCGACAGATCGGCCAGGCGGTGCGCGACGACGGCCCTCAGTCGCACCTGTCCAAGGCCGGCACTCCGACCATGGGCGGGGCGATGATCCTGATGGCGATCGCCGTCAGCACCCTGCTGTGGGGCGACCTCGCCAACCACTACGTATGGATCGTGCTCGGCGTTACCCTGGGCTTCGGGGCCATCGGCTGGGTGGATGATTTCCGCAAGGTCGTGGAAAAGAACCCACGCGGCCTGCCGGCGCGCTGGAAGTATTTCTGGCAGTCGGTGATCGGCCTGGCGGCGGCGGTGCTGCTGTATACCACCGCCGCCAGCCCGGTGGAGACCAGCCTGATCGTGCCGCTGTTCAAGGACGTGGTGGTGCCGATGGGCGTGTTCTTCATCGTGCTGACCTACTTCGTGATCGTGGGCAGCTCCAATGCGGTCAACCTCACCGACGGCCTCGATGGCCTGGCGATCATGCCCACCGTGCTGGTGGCCATGGGCCTGGCGGTGTTCGCCTACGCCAGCGGCAACGCGGTCTTCGCCAACTACCTACAGATTCCGATGATTCCCGGCGCCGGCGAGCTGGCGGTGTTCTGCGCCACCATTGCCGGTGCCGGGCTGGGTTTCCTGTGGTTCAACACCTATCCCGCTCAGGTCTTCATGGGCGACGTCGGCGCGCTGGCGCTGGGCGCGGCGCTGGGCGTGGTGGCGGTGATCGTGCGCCAGGAGATCGTGCTGTTCATCATGGGTGGGGTGTTCGTGATGGAGACGGTGTCGGTGATCCTGCAGGTCGGCTCCTACAAATTGACCGGCCGGCGGATCTTCCGCATGGCGCCGCTGCATCACCATTTCGAACTCAAGGGCTGGCCGGAGCCGCGGGTCATCGTGCGTTTCTGGATCATCACCGTGGTGCTGGTACTGGTCGGCCTGGCCACCTTGAAGGTGCGCTGA